A portion of the Chlamydia avium 10DC88 genome contains these proteins:
- the waaA gene encoding lipid IV(A) 3-deoxy-D-manno-octulosonic acid transferase produces the protein MIVKHRISKLTTFLYDCFLILAFIIALPKLLYKRFVHGKYKKSLKLRFGLKFPKLPDRKGPVVWFHGASVGEIYLLVPLVQKFMKDYPEWHCVVTAYTESGCESAEKLFSPLGATTFILPLDLSIIIKPIVRAISPKLVVFSEGDCWLNFLEEAKRLGASTVVINGRLSSNSCKWFTILKRFGRNYFAPIDGFILQDDNHKERFLRLGVAEEKIEVTGNIKTYVEDAADSGERNKWREKLQLSKDNELLVLGSVHLSDVNAWFPAIMQLRHRNLKVLWVPRHIERKKDIENLLTKENIPFGLWTQGATFADNDAIIVDTIGLLKQLYFAADIAFVGGTFDSRIGGHNLLEPLQCGVPLVFGPHITSQSDLAVRLLSFGAGYSLDSPECIADAITFFLDHPKERATYVLRGKHFLDNERASFFRTWEALKKHIPCVKI, from the coding sequence ATGATTGTTAAACATAGAATAAGTAAGTTAACAACTTTTCTTTATGATTGTTTCTTAATCTTGGCATTTATCATAGCACTACCCAAGTTGCTTTATAAAAGATTTGTACACGGGAAATACAAAAAATCTTTAAAGTTAAGATTCGGATTGAAGTTTCCTAAATTACCTGATAGAAAAGGGCCTGTGGTATGGTTCCACGGTGCCTCTGTAGGCGAAATTTATCTATTGGTTCCTCTTGTACAAAAGTTCATGAAGGATTATCCCGAGTGGCACTGTGTTGTAACTGCTTACACAGAGTCGGGATGTGAAAGTGCTGAAAAATTATTCTCTCCTTTAGGGGCAACCACATTTATTCTACCCCTAGATTTAAGTATAATTATTAAACCTATTGTACGAGCTATATCTCCCAAGCTAGTAGTATTTTCAGAAGGGGATTGTTGGTTAAATTTTTTAGAAGAAGCTAAAAGATTAGGAGCCTCAACTGTAGTAATTAACGGTAGATTATCATCGAATTCTTGTAAGTGGTTCACTATTTTAAAGCGTTTTGGAAGGAATTATTTTGCTCCAATAGATGGATTTATACTTCAAGATGATAATCATAAAGAGCGTTTTTTACGATTAGGAGTCGCAGAAGAAAAAATTGAAGTTACTGGGAACATTAAAACATATGTAGAAGACGCAGCAGATTCAGGGGAGCGTAACAAATGGAGGGAAAAATTACAGTTATCGAAAGACAATGAGCTTCTAGTCTTGGGGTCTGTGCATCTTTCGGATGTGAATGCTTGGTTCCCCGCAATTATGCAACTAAGACACAGAAATTTAAAAGTTCTTTGGGTTCCTAGGCATATAGAACGCAAGAAAGATATAGAAAATCTTTTAACGAAAGAAAATATCCCTTTTGGTCTGTGGACTCAGGGGGCTACTTTTGCAGATAATGATGCAATTATCGTTGATACTATTGGTTTATTAAAGCAACTTTATTTTGCTGCAGATATCGCTTTCGTTGGTGGTACTTTTGATTCTAGAATAGGAGGGCATAATCTTTTAGAACCTCTGCAGTGCGGTGTTCCTTTAGTTTTTGGCCCACACATTACCTCTCAATCAGATTTAGCAGTACGTTTACTTTCTTTTGGAGCCGGATACAGCTTAGATTCTCCAGAATGTATTGCAGACGCTATTACTTTCTTTCTTGATCATCCTAAAGAAAGAGCTACTTATGTCCTTAGAGGAAAACATTTCCTAGATAATGAACGTGCCTCCTTTTTCCGTACTTGGGAAGCTTTGAAAAAGCATATTCCTTGTGTCAAAATATGA
- the leuS gene encoding leucine--tRNA ligase: MRYDPSLIEKKWQEFWKQNASFRAEETDDRPKYYVLDMFPYPSGSGLHVGHLIGYTATDIVARYKRAKGFSVLHPMGWDSFGLPAEQYAIRTGTHPRETTQKNIQNFKKQLSSMGFSYDESREFATSDPDYYRWTQKLFLFLYERDLAYMADMAVNYCPELGTVLSNEEVENGLSIEGGYPVERRMLRQWILRITAYADVLLEGLESLDWPEHVKQLQRNWIGKSKGALVNFNVKNDSPLEVFTTRPDTLCGVTFLAIAPEHPRIWSLTSEDRKEEVEAYIRSSQSKSERDRISEKEKSGVFTGTYAEHPITGELLPIWVADYVLGSYGSGAVMGVPAHDDRDREFAELFSLPIKQVIDDTGRCINSNYHDFLLNDLLNEQAQDYVVTYLQERKLGTAKTTYKLRDWLFSRQRYWGEPIPIIHFEDGSCRPLEDDELPLLPPDIQDYRSEDFTKGALAKATEWVDIYDPKTNRRGRRETHTMPQWAGSCWYYLRFCDSHNFQEPWSKEKEQYWMPVDLYIGGAEHAVLHLLYARFWHHVLYDAGMVSSPEPFKKLINQGLVLANSYRIPGKGYVSPESVHKENETWVTSSGEVLEVRQEKMSKSKLNGIDPRGLIEEFGADAVRMYAMFSGPLDKNKLWSNQGVAGCRRFLNRFYELVTSPSVQEVDDPKGYSLAHQLVHSVSNDIESMSLNTIPSSFMEFLNEFGKLPVYPKGALSMAVRVLAPIAPHISEELWVHLGYSPGIADAGWPEVDPKYLEKSIVTFVIQVNGKLRARLDLDKTASQEQIVSLAKKAVAKYLENKEIKKEIFIPNRLVNFVI; encoded by the coding sequence ATGCGGTATGACCCGAGCTTAATAGAGAAGAAGTGGCAAGAATTTTGGAAACAAAATGCAAGTTTCCGTGCGGAAGAAACTGATGACCGTCCTAAATATTATGTTTTAGATATGTTCCCCTACCCCTCGGGATCAGGTTTACATGTCGGGCACTTAATTGGATATACTGCCACAGATATAGTTGCTCGTTATAAACGAGCTAAAGGATTTTCTGTTTTGCATCCCATGGGATGGGATAGCTTCGGTTTGCCTGCGGAACAATATGCAATTCGAACGGGAACACACCCTCGAGAGACCACTCAAAAGAATATACAAAATTTTAAAAAGCAGCTTTCATCTATGGGGTTTTCTTATGATGAAAGCAGAGAATTTGCTACAAGTGATCCCGATTACTACCGATGGACGCAGAAATTGTTCCTATTTCTTTATGAAAGAGATCTTGCTTACATGGCAGATATGGCAGTGAATTATTGCCCTGAGTTAGGCACAGTTTTATCTAATGAGGAAGTAGAGAATGGATTATCCATAGAGGGTGGGTATCCTGTTGAACGCAGGATGCTACGTCAATGGATTTTGCGTATCACAGCGTATGCCGATGTATTGCTTGAAGGGTTAGAAAGTTTAGATTGGCCTGAACATGTTAAGCAGTTGCAAAGAAATTGGATAGGGAAGTCTAAGGGAGCTCTTGTCAACTTTAATGTAAAGAATGATTCTCCTTTAGAAGTATTTACCACACGTCCTGATACTCTCTGTGGGGTTACTTTTTTAGCAATTGCTCCAGAACATCCTAGAATATGGTCTTTAACTTCCGAAGATAGAAAAGAAGAAGTCGAAGCCTATATCCGTTCCTCACAAAGTAAAAGCGAGAGAGATCGAATAAGCGAGAAGGAGAAAAGCGGGGTATTTACTGGAACTTATGCTGAGCATCCTATTACAGGAGAATTATTGCCTATCTGGGTGGCTGATTACGTTCTTGGAAGCTATGGTTCAGGAGCAGTAATGGGGGTCCCCGCCCATGATGACAGAGATCGTGAATTCGCAGAACTTTTTTCTTTGCCTATTAAACAGGTCATTGATGATACAGGACGGTGTATTAACAGTAATTATCATGACTTTTTATTAAATGATCTTTTAAATGAACAAGCCCAAGACTATGTCGTTACCTACTTACAGGAGAGGAAATTAGGGACAGCTAAAACTACTTATAAGTTGCGTGATTGGTTGTTCTCACGTCAGAGGTATTGGGGAGAACCCATTCCAATTATTCATTTTGAAGACGGGTCTTGTCGCCCACTAGAAGATGATGAGCTTCCTCTACTTCCTCCAGATATCCAGGATTATCGCTCTGAAGATTTTACTAAAGGAGCTTTAGCAAAGGCCACAGAATGGGTAGATATTTATGACCCAAAAACCAATCGTAGAGGACGAAGAGAAACTCACACCATGCCTCAGTGGGCTGGGTCATGTTGGTATTACTTACGGTTTTGTGATTCTCATAATTTCCAAGAACCTTGGAGTAAAGAGAAGGAACAATATTGGATGCCGGTAGATTTATATATCGGTGGGGCTGAACATGCTGTTTTACATTTGTTATACGCACGTTTCTGGCATCATGTTCTATATGATGCAGGAATGGTTTCTTCTCCAGAACCATTTAAAAAGCTTATAAATCAGGGATTAGTTCTTGCTAATTCTTATCGAATTCCAGGTAAGGGTTATGTATCTCCTGAAAGTGTGCATAAAGAAAACGAGACTTGGGTAACTTCTTCGGGAGAAGTATTGGAAGTAAGACAAGAAAAGATGTCTAAATCCAAGTTAAATGGTATTGATCCTCGGGGGTTGATTGAAGAATTTGGAGCAGATGCCGTACGTATGTATGCAATGTTTTCTGGGCCTCTAGATAAAAATAAACTGTGGTCAAATCAGGGAGTTGCTGGGTGTAGACGTTTTCTCAACCGCTTTTATGAGTTAGTGACTTCGCCTTCTGTACAAGAAGTAGATGACCCCAAAGGTTATTCTCTAGCACATCAGTTGGTACACTCTGTCAGTAACGATATTGAATCCATGTCTTTAAACACCATTCCCTCTTCTTTTATGGAATTTTTAAATGAATTTGGAAAGTTACCAGTATATCCCAAAGGAGCTCTAAGTATGGCGGTGCGTGTTTTAGCACCAATAGCTCCCCATATTAGTGAAGAGTTATGGGTCCATTTGGGCTATTCTCCAGGAATAGCTGATGCAGGATGGCCAGAGGTAGATCCCAAATATTTAGAAAAGTCCATAGTAACTTTTGTTATCCAAGTTAATGGTAAGTTACGTGCTCGTTTAGATCTCGATAAAACAGCTTCTCAGGAACAGATTGTGAGTTTAGCAAAAAAAGCTGTAGCCAAGTATTTAGAAAATAAAGAGATTAAAAAAGAAATTTTTATTCCTAATCGCTTGGTAAATTTTGTTATATGA
- a CDS encoding alpha/beta hydrolase, which produces MKKKVLTFISFLFLSTALQVEALKLPDLPEISDNLLTINTTKTPLYEKCVAINLQSGQHNLIGTLHLPTTPRPKDGYPAVICFHGFRGSKLGGLKGTYRKLARELARVGIACVRFDLAGCGESEGICTEIPIRTYLKNGEDILHAVATQYSEINSFRIGLAGFSLGCHTAFHLARIYSPSKLRIRAMSIWAPIADGGILFREMYEVSQKNIDIPINLGEDFGFDPLPLVICPEDVHDFLSVQDHIVLNSLPVSIPILHMHALNDNLVSLTQQTLFRNTAPSNIQFKTYENTSHNLDSSPYLKEILHDIVTHFQTYL; this is translated from the coding sequence ATGAAAAAAAAAGTCCTTACCTTTATTTCGTTTTTGTTTTTATCTACCGCTCTACAAGTAGAAGCTCTTAAACTACCAGATCTTCCAGAAATATCCGATAATTTATTAACTATTAACACAACAAAAACTCCTCTTTATGAGAAGTGTGTCGCTATTAATCTTCAAAGTGGTCAGCATAACCTTATTGGAACTTTGCATCTCCCTACGACTCCCCGTCCTAAAGATGGATATCCCGCTGTGATTTGCTTCCATGGGTTTCGAGGAAGTAAATTGGGTGGTCTAAAAGGAACCTACAGAAAACTTGCACGAGAACTCGCACGTGTAGGAATTGCATGCGTACGGTTTGATTTAGCAGGATGTGGAGAAAGTGAAGGGATTTGCACAGAGATTCCTATTCGTACTTATTTAAAAAATGGAGAAGATATTTTACATGCAGTAGCCACGCAGTATTCTGAAATTAACTCCTTTCGTATAGGATTAGCGGGGTTTTCCCTAGGATGTCATACTGCATTCCATCTTGCCAGGATATATTCTCCAAGTAAGCTACGCATCCGTGCTATGAGCATTTGGGCTCCCATTGCTGACGGTGGAATTTTATTTAGAGAGATGTACGAGGTTTCTCAAAAAAATATCGATATTCCTATAAATTTAGGAGAAGATTTTGGCTTTGATCCCCTGCCTCTGGTTATTTGCCCAGAAGATGTGCACGACTTCCTTTCCGTTCAGGATCATATTGTATTAAACTCTCTTCCCGTGAGTATTCCCATTTTACATATGCATGCTTTAAATGATAACCTTGTTTCCCTAACGCAACAAACTCTATTCCGCAACACGGCTCCTAGCAATATTCAATTTAAAACTTATGAAAATACTAGCCACAATTTGGATTCGTCTCCCTATTTAAAAGAGATCTTGCATGATATCGTTACACACTTTCAAACTTATTTATAA
- a CDS encoding FAD-dependent oxidoreductase, which yields MTDVLVIGANPTGIILASLLVQHGVSVKVIDHRDSSDEPGYLDCRELPVILSCSSLELLDNAGLLENFVDKGHKIFGARYHWKKRTILFKFNQASESRFPFCLSTSYQAFSQHLIQQFEKHGGTIQWNTRPVTLVDNSIFIEKTKTSQNFENREIYNPKWIIASETDTDPDVKDLFKTQIKFRKHVKDILFVHCDEGEPFEESHIHLVPCSKSFLNFVFYNHEKGSKQLCLTNTSYPLSVKSRRQLLYNYKLAVTDDADAYYHIRAQVHQYPTDYNNFLFLGSVLNNLTFSYLTGINTNIHAAFNLAWKLVPVVKKAASKYLVTAKEHENGNILPHLSEKRQRQAKKLLFSNLYAPALMYYFLKGCRLLEVSGGEYYYPAHKALKYQNSEIIKISPQDREIRGPSPGMRAINVQLENGSYLLDSLKSIKHLLIFFKDRTDLEKALREEYGTWLEVIVTKDPKVFSVYHANPDSLFIIRPDCYIGYRTHKFKLHELISYLLRIFATEKTEN from the coding sequence ATGACAGATGTTTTAGTCATCGGTGCTAACCCTACGGGTATTATTTTAGCAAGTCTACTTGTGCAACATGGAGTTTCTGTAAAGGTAATCGATCACAGAGACTCCTCAGATGAGCCAGGTTATCTAGACTGTAGAGAGCTTCCAGTAATTTTATCTTGTTCCTCCCTAGAGCTTCTTGATAACGCAGGCTTATTAGAAAACTTTGTAGACAAAGGTCATAAGATTTTCGGTGCACGTTATCACTGGAAAAAACGTACGATCTTATTCAAGTTCAACCAGGCATCTGAATCTCGTTTTCCTTTTTGTTTATCGACTTCTTACCAAGCATTCTCTCAGCATTTAATTCAACAATTTGAAAAGCACGGTGGAACCATTCAATGGAACACCCGACCTGTTACGTTGGTAGATAACAGCATTTTCATTGAGAAAACAAAAACTTCTCAAAACTTCGAAAATCGAGAAATTTATAACCCTAAATGGATAATTGCTTCGGAAACTGATACTGATCCCGATGTCAAAGACCTTTTCAAAACTCAAATAAAGTTTCGTAAACATGTAAAAGACATCTTGTTTGTTCATTGTGATGAAGGCGAGCCTTTTGAAGAAAGCCATATCCACTTAGTTCCATGTTCAAAAAGTTTCCTTAACTTTGTATTTTATAATCATGAAAAGGGATCAAAACAACTATGCCTGACCAATACCAGCTATCCTCTTTCTGTAAAAAGCAGGCGCCAGCTACTTTATAACTATAAACTTGCAGTTACCGATGACGCCGACGCATACTATCATATTCGCGCTCAAGTACACCAATACCCCACAGATTACAATAATTTTCTCTTTCTAGGCAGTGTATTGAATAACTTAACTTTTTCTTACCTTACAGGGATCAACACCAATATTCATGCGGCATTTAATTTAGCTTGGAAGTTGGTCCCTGTAGTAAAAAAAGCAGCGTCAAAATACCTAGTGACAGCTAAAGAACATGAAAACGGGAATATTCTTCCACATCTGAGCGAGAAAAGACAAAGACAAGCAAAAAAGTTGTTATTCTCTAATTTATATGCTCCTGCTCTTATGTACTATTTCTTAAAAGGCTGTCGCCTATTAGAAGTTTCTGGGGGAGAGTATTACTATCCTGCACATAAAGCTTTAAAATATCAAAATAGTGAGATCATTAAGATATCTCCTCAGGATAGGGAAATTCGGGGGCCTAGCCCAGGTATGCGTGCTATTAATGTGCAGTTAGAAAATGGAAGCTATCTTCTTGATTCTCTAAAAAGCATTAAACACCTTTTGATTTTCTTTAAAGATCGTACAGATCTAGAAAAAGCTCTTAGAGAAGAATACGGGACATGGCTAGAAGTCATTGTCACTAAAGACCCTAAAGTATTTAGCGTGTATCATGCAAATCCCGATTCTTTATTTATTATCCGTCCAGATTGCTACATTGGTTATAGAACACACAAGTTCAAATTACATGAGCTTATTTCCTATCTCTTAAGGATATTTGCTACTGAAAAAACGGAAAACTAA
- the ligA gene encoding NAD-dependent DNA ligase LigA — protein sequence MQDPYSEKQYLSLCQEIAQDDYLYYVLHQPRISDYDYDLKMQELLRIEALHPEWLVPWSPSMRLGDRTSGIFPVVAHSQPMLSIANCYTREDLDDFFSRVEKTLRRIPTYTLELKIDGIAVSLRYEQGILAQALSRGNGLEGEDITANIRTIRSLPLRLPEGCPEVVEVRGEVFFSKATFEQMNANQRDTNKPVFANPRNAAGGTLKLLSSKDAAQRNLELSIYGVLAGGTESHYENLLLCKTWGFPVLGRPKQCRTAQEVVHVLNEVEEIRNHLPMEIDGVVIKVDSLKDQQILGMTAKHYRWALAYKYAPEQGETLLEDIFVQVGRTGVLTPVAKLRPIVLSGSKISRASLYNEEEIEKKDIRIGDTVYVEKGGEIIPKIVGVCLEKRPEGAQPWHMPEFCPVCNSRVIRESDKVSVRCANPQCAAGAMEKICFFVGRGAMDIDHFGEKVVTKLFDLGVIQRCCDIFQITEQDLLQLPGFKDKSVKNLLQSIQKAKVVPLDRFIVALGIPFVGIGVASSLAEHFLSLDAIMDASLDELKSIDGIGEKVAHSILEYFSRSENIDDINKMISLGVHVIPYEKKLSSLGKTFVITGTLETMTRSEIERTIRNHGGKVSSVISKNVDYIIVGDHPGSKLSKAQDLNIPVLYEKDLFRLLKLK from the coding sequence ATGCAGGATCCTTATTCCGAGAAACAGTATTTGTCTTTGTGCCAAGAAATCGCTCAAGATGATTACTTATATTATGTACTTCATCAGCCCAGGATTTCTGATTATGATTATGATCTGAAAATGCAAGAACTTCTCCGTATAGAAGCTTTGCATCCTGAGTGGTTAGTTCCCTGGTCACCATCTATGCGTCTTGGTGATCGTACATCAGGGATATTTCCTGTTGTTGCACATTCTCAACCTATGCTTTCTATAGCCAATTGCTATACACGCGAAGATCTTGATGATTTCTTTTCTAGAGTTGAAAAAACTTTAAGAAGAATTCCTACATACACATTAGAATTGAAGATCGATGGTATTGCTGTGTCTCTCCGTTATGAACAGGGAATCCTTGCTCAAGCTTTAAGTCGAGGGAATGGACTTGAAGGAGAAGATATTACTGCAAATATTCGTACAATACGTTCTTTGCCTTTGCGCCTTCCTGAGGGATGTCCCGAAGTTGTTGAAGTGCGAGGAGAAGTATTTTTCTCAAAGGCAACATTCGAGCAGATGAATGCTAATCAGAGAGATACAAACAAACCAGTATTTGCTAATCCTCGAAATGCAGCAGGTGGCACATTAAAACTTTTATCTTCTAAGGATGCCGCTCAAAGAAATCTTGAACTTTCTATTTATGGAGTATTAGCAGGAGGAACAGAGTCCCACTATGAAAATCTTTTGTTATGTAAGACTTGGGGGTTCCCTGTACTAGGGAGACCGAAACAATGCCGAACAGCGCAAGAGGTTGTTCATGTCCTCAATGAAGTGGAAGAAATTCGTAATCATCTCCCTATGGAAATTGATGGAGTGGTGATTAAAGTTGATAGTCTTAAGGATCAACAAATTTTGGGGATGACAGCTAAGCATTATCGTTGGGCATTAGCATACAAATATGCCCCAGAACAAGGAGAAACACTTTTAGAAGATATTTTTGTTCAGGTAGGAAGAACAGGAGTACTGACTCCCGTAGCGAAATTACGTCCCATAGTTTTATCCGGGTCAAAGATTTCTCGTGCTTCCCTATACAATGAAGAAGAAATTGAAAAAAAGGATATTCGTATTGGCGATACGGTTTACGTAGAAAAGGGAGGAGAAATCATTCCTAAAATTGTTGGTGTGTGTTTGGAAAAGCGTCCAGAAGGAGCGCAACCCTGGCATATGCCTGAATTTTGTCCCGTTTGTAATAGTCGGGTGATTCGCGAATCCGATAAAGTTTCTGTTCGTTGTGCTAATCCACAATGTGCAGCAGGAGCTATGGAAAAAATCTGCTTTTTTGTTGGACGTGGAGCCATGGATATTGATCACTTTGGAGAGAAGGTGGTCACAAAATTGTTTGATTTAGGTGTGATCCAACGTTGCTGTGATATTTTCCAAATTACAGAGCAGGATCTTCTTCAATTACCAGGATTTAAGGATAAATCAGTAAAAAATCTTCTTCAGAGTATTCAAAAGGCTAAGGTTGTTCCTCTAGACCGTTTTATTGTTGCCTTGGGAATCCCCTTTGTGGGGATTGGTGTAGCATCATCTTTGGCAGAGCATTTTCTTAGTCTAGATGCCATTATGGATGCTTCATTGGATGAACTCAAGTCCATTGACGGTATTGGGGAAAAGGTAGCACATTCAATTCTAGAATATTTTTCTCGTTCTGAAAACATTGACGATATTAATAAGATGATATCTTTGGGAGTTCATGTAATCCCATACGAGAAAAAGCTCTCATCTTTAGGGAAAACCTTCGTGATTACGGGGACTTTAGAAACAATGACACGATCCGAAATCGAGAGAACGATTCGTAATCACGGAGGGAAGGTTTCCTCAGTAATTTCTAAAAATGTTGATTATATCATTGTAGGCGATCATCCCGGATCCAAGTTATCCAAGGCTCAGGATTTGAATATCCCCGTTCTATATGAGAAGGATTTGTTTAGGCTTCTTAAGCTTAAATAA
- a CDS encoding SUMF1/EgtB/PvdO family nonheme iron enzyme: MQDIGVTLLGDYKVLSYLRRTVWCQDILAEHRFIKKRYLLKLLHSEIAASDAFMNVFHEAIVRLATLKHPGILSIENVSQIDDQYFIVTEDKEVPTCSLSQYLSSKMEDLGELEIYDLIEQLAHILDYAHSQELVHGDLNLDSVHIDLSGNTPRVFLPELGFSFLLKEHVLRNVIDECSEGSYFTKLKQATFFQAPEIPSGTVAEDVYAFGVIVYFLLFRKLPQGVFPLPSQVFPDYLYDWDHLLQSCLNYSADLRPKKLVSVLKKKTLGEQLLNVKMQCFEEVRDSYQEVENHQLFTLVKEEENKDESADSPHSAFVLVEAKSIDEAMNTSLDSIEDNVKEEESYSHALQSLLTREPVVSRYIEEEKEEVQPQPLPTEMVFIPGGEFTRGSREGQRDEHPVHTIMLPGFFLDVHPVTNEQFVRYLEYTGSEQDKYYNELIRLKDSRIQRRSGKLIIEPGYAKHPVVGVTWYGASEYAAWLGKRLPTEAEWEIAACGGIANQRYPCGEDIDKSLANFFSSDTTAVMSYTANPYGLYDMAGNVYEWCYDWYGYDFYEISSQESHSPQGPSQGVYRVLRGGCWKSLKDDLRCAHRHRNNPGAVNSTYGFRCAKGV, translated from the coding sequence ATGCAGGATATAGGAGTGACATTATTAGGCGATTATAAAGTTCTTAGTTATCTGAGAAGAACTGTATGGTGTCAGGATATTCTTGCTGAGCATCGTTTTATTAAAAAACGTTATCTTTTAAAATTACTACACTCTGAGATAGCTGCATCAGATGCATTCATGAATGTATTTCATGAAGCTATTGTTAGATTAGCTACTTTGAAGCATCCCGGTATTTTAAGCATAGAAAATGTCTCCCAAATAGATGATCAGTATTTCATAGTTACTGAAGATAAAGAAGTTCCTACATGTTCATTAAGCCAATACCTTTCTAGTAAAATGGAAGATTTAGGAGAACTAGAGATTTATGATCTTATAGAACAATTAGCTCATATTTTGGATTATGCTCATTCTCAAGAGTTAGTACATGGAGATCTGAATTTAGATTCTGTGCATATTGACCTTTCCGGTAATACCCCTCGTGTTTTTCTACCCGAACTCGGCTTTTCTTTTTTGCTCAAGGAGCATGTTCTACGGAATGTAATAGATGAATGTTCTGAAGGTTCTTACTTTACTAAATTAAAACAAGCTACCTTTTTTCAAGCTCCAGAAATTCCTTCAGGTACAGTTGCAGAAGATGTTTATGCTTTTGGTGTGATTGTTTATTTTCTTTTGTTTCGAAAACTCCCTCAGGGAGTCTTCCCTTTACCTTCCCAAGTATTTCCAGATTATCTATATGATTGGGATCATCTTCTCCAGTCGTGTTTAAATTACTCTGCAGATCTACGTCCTAAGAAATTAGTGTCTGTTCTTAAGAAGAAGACTTTGGGAGAACAATTACTCAATGTAAAAATGCAATGTTTTGAAGAAGTTCGTGATAGTTATCAAGAAGTTGAAAACCATCAGCTGTTCACTTTGGTCAAAGAGGAAGAAAATAAGGATGAAAGTGCGGATTCTCCTCATTCTGCTTTTGTTCTTGTAGAAGCTAAGTCTATTGATGAAGCTATGAATACATCCTTAGATTCTATAGAGGATAATGTGAAAGAAGAAGAAAGCTATTCTCATGCTTTACAATCTCTACTTACGCGAGAACCAGTGGTCAGCCGCTACATAGAAGAAGAAAAAGAGGAAGTACAACCTCAACCTTTGCCTACAGAAATGGTATTTATTCCTGGAGGGGAGTTCACAAGAGGAAGTCGGGAGGGACAACGTGATGAGCATCCTGTCCATACGATTATGTTGCCAGGATTTTTTCTAGATGTACATCCTGTTACCAATGAACAGTTTGTCCGTTACTTAGAATATACAGGAAGTGAGCAGGATAAATATTACAATGAACTCATTCGTCTTAAGGATTCCCGGATACAACGGAGATCAGGGAAATTAATCATAGAACCTGGTTATGCAAAACATCCTGTTGTTGGAGTCACTTGGTACGGAGCTTCTGAATATGCCGCCTGGTTGGGGAAACGTTTACCTACAGAGGCTGAGTGGGAAATAGCCGCATGTGGAGGAATTGCTAATCAGCGTTATCCCTGTGGCGAAGATATAGATAAAAGCTTAGCAAATTTTTTTAGTTCTGATACTACAGCTGTTATGAGTTATACAGCTAATCCTTATGGGCTATATGATATGGCTGGAAATGTATATGAGTGGTGCTACGATTGGTATGGATATGATTTTTATGAAATTTCTTCACAAGAATCTCATTCTCCACAAGGTCCCTCTCAAGGAGTATATCGCGTGTTGCGTGGAGGATGCTGGAAAAGTCTAAAAGATGATCTACGTTGTGCTCATCGACACCGCAATAATCCTGGAGCAGTAAATAGTACTTATGGTTTTCGTTGTGCTAAAGGAGTCTAA